Genomic window (Candidatus Desulfarcum epimagneticum):
TGGAAACGCTTTTCATGGCCCGGGTGGCGGCGGTGTACAAAAGCTCCCGGGTCAAAACCGGAAGGTCCCGGTCCGGCAGAACCAGGACCACATGGTCGAATTCCGATCCCTGGCTTTTATGGGCGGTCATGGCGTACACGGTCTCATGCCCGGGAAGGGCGAAAGGGGAAATTTCCCGGACCCCGCCCCCGGGCGCCGGGAAAAAGGCCCCGAGCCCTTTTGCGCCCGGCTCCCGGGACTTAAGGATGATTCCCGTGTCGCCGTTGAAAAGCCCCAGATCATAGTCGTTTCTTAATACCATGACGGGCCGCCCCGGGTAAAACTCCCCGGACATATCCGCGAGGCCCCGCCGGGCCAGCGCCCTTTGCGCGAACCGGTTCACCTCCAGAACCCCGAAGGGGCCTTTGCGCGAGGCGCATAAAATTTTGAGCCGGTCCAGCCGGGCCAGGGCCGCCTCGGGATCGCGCGAGTCCCCGCTCAGAAAAGAAAAAAAATCGCCCCGGGAGATCAAGTCCGAAAGCTTTGAAAACAGCGCCGGCCGGGCGCCCACCTCCTCAAAGGACACGCCCTTCATGGCCGGGTCCTCCATGCATGAAAGCGCCTGGTCCGTGTCTCCCCTTCCCAGGGCCCCGCACAGCGCCGCGACCCCGCTTTTTTTCGAAAAGCGATAACTTTTTTTCAAAACCGCGATGTGGCCCGACAAAGACGCCGCGCCGCAAATATCGGCCATCACCGAGCCGGCCTCCACAGAGGCGAGCTGGTCTTTGTCTCCCATCAGAACCAGCCGCGCCCCGGGGGGCGCGGCCCTGAAAAGCCGGGCCGCCATGGCCGCGTCCATCATGGAGGCCTCGTCGGCCACAATCAGGTCGGCCTCAAGGGGATTTTTTTCATTGTGATGAAAACGGGACGTTCCCCGGATGGGCCTCAAAAGCCGGTGAAGCGTGACCGCCCGGTCCGGGATGGCGGAGCGGATCTCGTTTGGAAGGGGCAGTTTTTCCCGGGCCCTTTTCACGGACTCCCCCAGCCGGGCCGCCGCTTTTCCCGTGGGGGCGCAAAGGCGGATGACGGGCTCCTTTTTGGGACAAAGCGCCAGAAAAAGGGCCATGATCCCGGCCGCCACAAAGGTTTTCCCGGTTCCGGGCCCCCCGGATATCACGCAAAATCCACTGGACGCCGCCAGGGCGCAGGCCTTTTTCTGCTCATCGTCGGGCAAAGCGCCCGGCGGAAAAATGTTTTCCATGGCCGCCTCCAGAGCGCGGGAGTCCGGGCCGTCAAATCCCTCCCCGGCTCTTGTCAAAACAAAATCGGCGATGTCCCTTTCGCGCCGCCAGTTCCGAAACAGGTAAAGCCTGTTTTCGGAATCCAGAACCAGGGGACGAAAATCCCCGGGGACGCCTGCGACCGGCGAGGACAAAAGCGTTTCACGCCAGGCGGAAACC
Coding sequences:
- the recD gene encoding RecBCD enzyme subunit RecD, producing the protein MPMLDALFENGFLSRIDFYFAKFIAEISGDDPDIALAAALAGRAAGEKHLCLSLESISGKRFFDKKTGRVIAACPEVSAWRETLLSSPVAGVPGDFRPLVLDSENRLYLFRNWRRERDIADFVLTRAGEGFDGPDSRALEAAMENIFPPGALPDDEQKKACALAASSGFCVISGGPGTGKTFVAAGIMALFLALCPKKEPVIRLCAPTGKAAARLGESVKRAREKLPLPNEIRSAIPDRAVTLHRLLRPIRGTSRFHHNEKNPLEADLIVADEASMMDAAMAARLFRAAPPGARLVLMGDKDQLASVEAGSVMADICGAASLSGHIAVLKKSYRFSKKSGVAALCGALGRGDTDQALSCMEDPAMKGVSFEEVGARPALFSKLSDLISRGDFFSFLSGDSRDPEAALARLDRLKILCASRKGPFGVLEVNRFAQRALARRGLADMSGEFYPGRPVMVLRNDYDLGLFNGDTGIILKSREPGAKGLGAFFPAPGGGVREISPFALPGHETVYAMTAHKSQGSEFDHVVLVLPDRDLPVLTRELLYTAATRAMKSVSIWGTPGILRAALSRKTRRFSGLGKRLEGRDSVVKI